The following are encoded together in the Anaerostipes caccae L1-92 genome:
- the fabZ gene encoding 3-hydroxyacyl-ACP dehydratase FabZ, translated as MLNIKEIMNIIPHRSPFLLVDRIEEMEVGKRAVGKKCVTYNEPFFAGHFPQEPVMPGVLIIEALAQVGAVCCLSAEENKGKIGFLGGVNKAKFRGKVVPGDVLNLEVEMIKVKGPVGVGKGTATVDGKVVASGEITFMIG; from the coding sequence ATGCTGAATATTAAAGAAATTATGAATATTATCCCGCACAGGAGCCCGTTTCTTTTGGTTGACCGGATTGAGGAAATGGAAGTCGGAAAAAGGGCAGTGGGCAAAAAATGCGTGACATATAATGAACCGTTCTTTGCGGGACATTTTCCGCAGGAGCCAGTGATGCCGGGTGTGCTGATCATCGAGGCTCTGGCTCAGGTCGGAGCCGTGTGCTGCCTTTCTGCAGAAGAGAACAAAGGAAAGATCGGATTTTTAGGCGGAGTCAATAAGGCAAAATTCCGCGGCAAAGTCGTACCCGGAGACGTGCTGAATCTGGAAGTAGAAATGATCAAGGTGAAAGGGCCGGTAGGAGTCGGCAAGGGAACCGCAACGGTGGACGGTAAGGTCGTCGCGTCCGGCGAAATCACATTTATGATCGGCTAG
- the accB gene encoding acetyl-CoA carboxylase biotin carboxyl carrier protein — translation MKLEEMKELIQALSESDVDKFEYKDDDFSVKLSKKKERVLAAPELAVPPVPAAAPAPQNTPEALPEVKEAEGNAVTAPLVGTFYAAPSEGADPFVQVGDTVTKGQIIGIVEAMKLMNEVESEFEGTVVSIPVHNGDIVEYGEPLVIIR, via the coding sequence ATGAAATTAGAGGAAATGAAAGAACTGATCCAGGCATTATCAGAGTCAGATGTCGATAAGTTTGAATATAAAGATGATGATTTCTCAGTGAAGCTGTCAAAGAAGAAAGAAAGAGTCCTGGCAGCACCGGAATTGGCGGTGCCGCCTGTGCCTGCGGCTGCACCTGCGCCGCAGAACACGCCGGAAGCTCTGCCGGAAGTAAAAGAGGCGGAAGGCAACGCCGTGACGGCTCCTTTGGTGGGTACCTTTTACGCGGCTCCGTCGGAAGGAGCAGATCCGTTCGTGCAGGTAGGCGATACGGTGACAAAGGGACAGATCATTGGAATTGTTGAAGCTATGAAGTTGATGAACGAAGTGGAGAGTGAGTTTGAAGGAACCGTAGTGAGCATCCCGGTTCATAACGGGGATATCGTAGAATACGGGGAACCTCTGGTCATTATCCGGTAA
- the fabF gene encoding beta-ketoacyl-ACP synthase II, which yields MKNLKRVVVTGMGAITPIGNSVEEFWDGIKQQKTGFAPISHFDASEYKTHLAAEVKDFKAKDYIDPRSARRMELFSQYAVAAAKEAIEDSGLDLEKEDTARIGVSVGSGTGSLQIVEKNTEVIRTKGPNRVKPLVVPMMISNMAAGNVSLAFGLRGKSINVVTACATGTQSIGEAFRSIQCGEADVMVAGGTEACITPVAVAGFASLTALSSSEDPKRASIPFDKERDGFVIGEGAGVVVLETLEHAKARGARILAEVVGYGATSDAFHITSPAEDGEGAARAMQFAIDEAEIRPDDVDYINAHGTSTPANDKFETKAIKTTFGEHAKDLKISSTKSMIGHGLGAAGAIEFITCVKTVLEDYIHPTVGLKVPDEECDLDYTLEPVTDRTVNYALSNSLGFGGHNATLLIKKFAE from the coding sequence ATGAAGAATTTAAAGAGAGTCGTAGTTACCGGAATGGGTGCGATTACTCCGATCGGAAACAGTGTGGAAGAGTTCTGGGACGGAATCAAACAGCAAAAGACTGGATTTGCTCCAATCAGTCATTTTGATGCCAGTGAATACAAAACTCATCTGGCAGCAGAAGTAAAGGATTTTAAAGCGAAAGATTATATAGACCCGCGTTCTGCAAGGAGAATGGAACTGTTCTCCCAGTACGCCGTGGCTGCGGCCAAAGAGGCTATCGAGGATTCCGGACTGGATCTGGAAAAAGAAGATACAGCGAGGATTGGTGTATCTGTCGGGTCGGGAACAGGAAGTCTGCAGATTGTAGAAAAAAACACCGAAGTCATCCGTACAAAGGGTCCTAACAGAGTCAAGCCTCTGGTGGTTCCGATGATGATCTCCAACATGGCTGCGGGAAATGTTTCCCTTGCGTTTGGGTTAAGGGGCAAGAGCATCAATGTAGTTACTGCATGTGCTACAGGCACGCAGTCTATTGGAGAAGCATTCCGCTCGATCCAGTGCGGCGAGGCAGATGTGATGGTGGCAGGAGGAACGGAAGCCTGCATCACGCCGGTAGCTGTGGCGGGATTTGCCTCTCTGACAGCACTGAGCAGTTCTGAAGATCCAAAACGTGCATCCATTCCGTTTGATAAGGAAAGAGACGGATTTGTTATTGGAGAGGGAGCAGGCGTAGTAGTGCTCGAGACATTGGAGCACGCCAAAGCCAGAGGTGCCAGGATCCTTGCGGAAGTCGTGGGATATGGTGCTACCAGCGATGCTTTCCATATCACATCTCCGGCAGAAGACGGAGAGGGTGCAGCGCGTGCGATGCAGTTTGCCATTGACGAGGCGGAGATTCGTCCCGATGATGTGGACTATATTAACGCCCACGGAACGAGTACACCGGCCAACGACAAGTTTGAGACGAAAGCGATCAAAACAACCTTCGGAGAGCACGCCAAAGACTTGAAGATCAGTTCTACAAAATCTATGATCGGTCACGGACTTGGGGCTGCCGGAGCCATTGAGTTTATCACCTGTGTAAAAACTGTTCTGGAAGACTACATTCATCCGACCGTAGGACTTAAGGTGCCGGATGAAGAATGTGACCTGGATTACACATTAGAGCCGGTCACAGACCGCACAGTCAATTATGCTCTGAGCAATTCACTTGGGTTCGGAGGACATAATGCAACACTTCTGATCAAAAAGTTTGCGGAATAG
- the fabG gene encoding 3-oxoacyl-[acyl-carrier-protein] reductase, which yields MLEGKVAVVTGASRGIGREVALTLAGYGAKVIVNYCGSREKAEEVVASIKENGGEAKVYQGDVSDFDTAKEMMASVKKEFGSIDILVNNAGITKDNLAMKMSEEEFDQVINVNLKGTFNCMKHVARIMLRQKSGHIINMSSVSGVIGNAGQMNYCASKAGVIGMTKSLARELGSRGITVNAVAPGYIDTEMTEVLPEDVKKGIIDTIPLKKVGTTKDIAETVAFLASDKASYITGQTISVDGGMGM from the coding sequence ATGTTAGAAGGAAAAGTAGCTGTTGTCACAGGTGCAAGCCGTGGGATCGGCCGTGAAGTGGCACTGACCCTTGCGGGCTATGGGGCGAAAGTCATCGTCAATTACTGCGGGTCCAGAGAAAAAGCCGAAGAAGTGGTCGCTTCGATCAAAGAAAACGGCGGAGAAGCCAAAGTATATCAGGGAGATGTCTCCGATTTTGATACGGCCAAAGAAATGATGGCTTCCGTGAAAAAGGAATTCGGTTCCATCGACATCTTGGTAAACAACGCAGGAATCACAAAAGATAACCTGGCTATGAAGATGAGCGAAGAAGAGTTCGATCAGGTGATCAATGTCAATCTGAAGGGAACCTTTAACTGCATGAAACATGTGGCAAGGATTATGCTGAGACAAAAGTCCGGTCATATTATCAACATGTCTTCCGTTTCCGGTGTGATCGGAAATGCCGGGCAGATGAATTACTGTGCCTCCAAGGCAGGAGTCATCGGTATGACCAAATCTTTGGCAAGAGAACTTGGGTCCAGAGGGATCACGGTCAATGCGGTGGCACCGGGGTACATAGATACGGAGATGACGGAAGTGCTTCCGGAGGACGTGAAGAAGGGTATTATCGATACGATCCCGTTAAAAAAAGTAGGGACGACAAAGGATATCGCAGAGACAGTAGCATTTTTAGCATCTGACAAGGCGTCCTATATTACTGGGCAGACGATCAGTGTGGATGGCGGAATGGGAATGTAA
- the fabD gene encoding ACP S-malonyltransferase — translation MGKIVFMFPGQGAQYVGMGQEFYDSFEHSREIFEKANEVLDIDVKALCFEENEDINITEYTQAAMVTASVAILREIEAMGIKADMTAGLSLGEYCALVAGNVMSFEDAVKVVRQRGILMQDTVPAGEGAMAAVLGMKKEEIEAVLPGVDGVVSIANYNCPGQIVISGEAKAVEAAADVLREAGAKRVLPLKVSGPFHSPMLKPAGEKLLEVLKDVDVQDPEIPYVSNTTAEFVASKDQVKDLLGKQVYSSVRWEQSIHKMIEAGADTFIEIGPGRTLSGFMRKIDRKMKVINIEKKEDLKKLEEVLSC, via the coding sequence ATGGGTAAAATTGTTTTTATGTTTCCGGGACAGGGAGCACAGTATGTCGGTATGGGACAAGAGTTCTATGACTCTTTTGAACACAGCAGAGAAATATTTGAAAAAGCAAATGAAGTGTTGGATATTGATGTGAAGGCATTGTGCTTCGAGGAAAATGAAGACATTAACATTACGGAGTATACACAGGCGGCCATGGTGACAGCCAGTGTGGCCATTTTAAGAGAGATCGAAGCCATGGGTATAAAAGCAGATATGACAGCCGGTTTAAGTCTCGGTGAATACTGTGCCCTTGTTGCAGGCAATGTCATGAGCTTTGAGGATGCAGTCAAAGTTGTCCGCCAGAGGGGAATCCTTATGCAGGACACAGTGCCTGCCGGTGAGGGAGCTATGGCGGCTGTTCTTGGCATGAAGAAAGAAGAGATCGAGGCAGTGCTTCCCGGAGTGGACGGAGTTGTCTCCATCGCCAATTACAACTGCCCCGGACAGATTGTAATATCCGGGGAGGCGAAAGCCGTAGAGGCAGCGGCAGACGTGCTTCGCGAGGCAGGAGCCAAAAGAGTTCTTCCGCTGAAAGTCAGCGGACCATTTCACTCTCCTATGTTAAAACCTGCCGGGGAAAAACTGCTTGAGGTCTTAAAAGACGTGGATGTTCAGGATCCGGAGATTCCGTATGTTTCAAATACGACTGCAGAATTTGTTGCTTCCAAAGATCAGGTAAAAGACCTGCTGGGAAAACAGGTTTATTCTTCTGTCCGTTGGGAACAATCTATACATAAAATGATAGAAGCGGGAGCGGATACTTTTATCGAGATCGGTCCTGGAAGAACTCTGTCCGGCTTTATGAGAAAGATCGACCGGAAGATGAAAGTGATCAATATAGAGAAAAAAGAAGATTTGAAAAAGCTTGAGGAGGTCTTATCATGTTAG
- the acpP gene encoding acyl carrier protein yields MLEKMKEIIAEQLSVDESEIALETSFKDDLGADSLDLFELVMALEEEYDVEIPSDDLTELNTVEDVINYLKNKGVED; encoded by the coding sequence ATGTTAGAGAAAATGAAGGAAATCATTGCAGAACAGTTAAGCGTTGATGAAAGTGAAATTGCGTTAGAGACATCTTTCAAAGATGACTTAGGAGCTGACTCCCTGGACTTATTTGAATTAGTTATGGCATTAGAAGAAGAGTACGATGTAGAGATTCCGTCTGACGATCTGACAGAGCTTAATACTGTCGAAGATGTAATCAACTACTTAAAGAATAAAGGCGTAGAAGATTAA
- a CDS encoding zinc-binding dehydrogenase yields the protein MKVKGVRLYGVKDIRMEEFELPGIKEDEILLKILCNGIAMSTLKEITLAQRHLRVPKNIRRYPILIGHEFAGVIEQVGEKWKDQYCPGDKYVVVPEIPGQIESPGYSYEYFGGAATYCIVPGEVIEKGCLLTFEGESFYEATVAQALYSIVGSFHSNYHSKPGSHDHISGIKEGGNTVILGGCGPMGLMAIRYVLTMEKKPKRLVVTDINEDRIAKARRLIPVQEAQRNGVELYYINPSMMVDPASALLALTNEKGYDDVFVYAPPKNVAETGNRIMAMDGCMNIYAATADKKYRAGMNIYGSHYLKTKLIGSSGGLRSDMEEALELLRDKKVDAAMNITHIGGLDAVVDTTLYLKKMPGEKKIVYTHISMPLTAIEDFRKLGKEDPLFEQLADACDEAGGFWNKKAEEILLDWHSAEE from the coding sequence ATGAAGGTAAAAGGCGTCAGACTTTATGGGGTAAAGGACATCAGGATGGAAGAATTTGAACTTCCCGGGATCAAAGAGGACGAGATCCTGCTCAAGATCCTCTGCAATGGAATTGCCATGTCTACTTTAAAAGAAATCACGCTTGCACAGAGGCATCTGAGGGTTCCGAAGAACATACGAAGATATCCGATCTTGATCGGACATGAATTCGCCGGTGTCATTGAACAGGTGGGTGAGAAGTGGAAGGATCAGTATTGTCCCGGAGACAAGTATGTAGTTGTTCCTGAGATACCCGGACAGATTGAGTCTCCCGGTTATTCCTATGAGTATTTCGGAGGAGCTGCCACCTACTGTATTGTCCCGGGAGAAGTGATTGAAAAGGGATGTCTGCTTACTTTTGAGGGGGAGAGCTTTTATGAGGCAACAGTGGCACAGGCACTGTACAGTATTGTGGGAAGCTTTCACTCCAATTACCACAGCAAACCCGGTTCCCACGACCACATTTCCGGTATCAAAGAAGGCGGCAATACAGTGATTCTTGGAGGATGCGGGCCCATGGGGCTGATGGCCATCCGCTATGTTCTGACTATGGAGAAGAAACCGAAAAGGCTTGTGGTGACGGATATTAACGAAGATCGGATTGCCAAAGCCAGAAGGCTGATTCCGGTGCAGGAAGCACAGCGAAATGGAGTGGAGCTTTACTATATAAATCCGTCCATGATGGTAGATCCTGCTTCCGCTCTGCTGGCACTGACCAATGAAAAGGGATATGACGATGTTTTCGTCTATGCCCCGCCGAAAAACGTGGCGGAGACAGGGAACAGGATCATGGCCATGGACGGCTGCATGAATATTTACGCGGCAACGGCGGACAAGAAGTACAGGGCGGGCATGAACATCTACGGCAGCCATTATCTTAAGACCAAGCTTATCGGCTCATCCGGGGGCCTTAGAAGCGATATGGAAGAAGCTCTTGAGCTGCTCCGTGACAAGAAGGTCGATGCTGCTATGAACATTACCCATATCGGAGGCCTTGATGCGGTTGTAGATACTACCTTGTATTTAAAGAAGATGCCGGGAGAGAAAAAGATCGTGTACACGCACATCTCTATGCCGCTGACGGCGATTGAGGATTTTCGGAAACTGGGAAAAGAAGACCCTCTGTTTGAACAGCTGGCGGATGCATGTGATGAGGCCGGGGGATTCTGGAACAAGAAAGCAGAGGAAATCCTGCTTGACTGGCATTCGGCGGAAGAATAG
- a CDS encoding ABC transporter ATP-binding protein produces MLGDNTKGGSKLIEVKHLTKSYDGHPALDDLSFTIEKGRVYGFLGPNGAGKSTTMNIMTGYIGADSGEVLINGFDILKEPEKAKRSVGYLPEIPPLYPDMTVREYLSFVSELKEIPGKERAAQVDEVLSLVRLTDVSSRLIRNLSKGYRQRTGLAAAVLGFPDIIILDEPTVGLDPKQIIEIRQLIRTLSKDHTIILSSHILAEVQEICDYVLIISKGRLTAEGTPKQLEETSRGKDSVELTIMSDPARIQSVLDSLSGIHTICWKGDTGDSCDISVEFTGDSKKICREISLAFAREEIPVTRIYISRTNLEDIFLELTDTDSQEQEGDEKDESNL; encoded by the coding sequence ATGTTAGGAGACAACACAAAAGGAGGCAGTAAATTGATTGAAGTAAAACATCTTACCAAGAGCTATGACGGCCATCCGGCGTTGGATGACCTGTCATTTACAATCGAGAAAGGCCGGGTCTACGGTTTCCTCGGACCTAACGGCGCCGGAAAGTCCACTACGATGAATATCATGACCGGATATATCGGTGCAGACAGCGGAGAAGTCCTGATCAACGGATTCGATATTTTAAAAGAACCGGAGAAAGCGAAAAGATCTGTGGGATATCTTCCGGAAATTCCGCCCCTCTATCCCGATATGACCGTCCGGGAATATTTAAGTTTCGTATCTGAACTAAAAGAGATCCCCGGAAAAGAAAGGGCGGCACAGGTAGACGAAGTTCTAAGTCTCGTCAGGCTTACCGATGTTTCCAGCCGCCTGATCCGCAATCTTTCCAAAGGATACCGCCAGAGAACCGGTCTTGCGGCTGCAGTGCTTGGTTTCCCCGATATCATTATTCTGGATGAACCGACGGTTGGCCTGGACCCAAAGCAGATCATCGAAATCCGGCAGCTCATCCGCACACTCTCCAAAGATCATACGATCATTCTCAGCTCTCATATCCTGGCGGAGGTTCAGGAAATCTGCGATTATGTCCTCATTATTTCAAAAGGGCGCCTGACAGCCGAGGGTACACCAAAACAACTGGAAGAAACGTCCCGTGGAAAGGATAGTGTGGAGCTTACCATCATGTCGGACCCGGCCCGAATACAGTCTGTTCTGGATTCTCTCTCCGGCATACACACAATCTGCTGGAAAGGAGACACGGGAGATTCCTGCGATATCTCAGTGGAATTCACCGGCGACAGTAAAAAAATCTGCCGGGAGATTTCCCTTGCTTTTGCAAGAGAAGAAATCCCGGTCACACGGATTTATATTTCCAGGACGAATCTTGAAGACATTTTCCTGGAATTGACCGACACAGACAGCCAGGAACAGGAAGGAGACGAAAAAGATGAAAGCAATTTATAA
- a CDS encoding ABC transporter permease: MKAIYKRELRSYFTSMIGCAFAAVLTVIGGVYFMVYNLTSGYPYFSYSLSGVIFAVLITVPVLSMKCFAEERKNKTDQLLLTSPVPLTKIILGKYFAMITVFAIPCLIYCLFPLIIKFQGNAHLLVDYSSILAFYLLGCVFIGIGMFLSSLTESPVIAAISTFGVLFFLYMLDNLLNYVPTSALSGVIITILFLSLAAGLIYHITKNQIIAGIAEIAGLVLSIAVYFIKSSVFENFIHDILEHFVLTGVFYNFAQNYIFDIGGLLYYLSVIILFIFLTVQAFQKRRWS, translated from the coding sequence ATGAAAGCAATTTATAAGCGGGAACTCCGCTCCTATTTTACCTCCATGATTGGCTGTGCCTTTGCGGCAGTTCTCACTGTCATAGGAGGTGTATATTTTATGGTATATAACCTGACCAGCGGCTATCCCTATTTTTCTTATTCGCTGTCCGGCGTCATCTTTGCCGTTCTGATCACGGTCCCGGTTCTGTCCATGAAATGCTTTGCGGAAGAAAGAAAAAATAAGACAGATCAGCTGCTTCTGACCTCGCCTGTGCCTCTGACAAAGATCATTTTAGGCAAATACTTTGCGATGATCACCGTGTTCGCCATACCCTGCCTGATCTACTGCCTGTTTCCTCTGATCATCAAGTTTCAGGGAAATGCTCATCTTCTGGTGGATTATTCTTCGATCCTGGCTTTTTATCTGCTGGGCTGTGTCTTTATCGGCATTGGAATGTTTCTGTCTTCTCTGACAGAGAGCCCGGTCATTGCGGCGATCAGCACCTTCGGGGTTTTATTCTTTTTGTATATGCTTGACAATCTCTTAAACTATGTGCCGACCAGCGCACTCAGCGGCGTCATCATCACCATCCTGTTCCTGTCACTGGCCGCAGGACTGATCTATCATATTACAAAAAACCAAATCATAGCAGGAATTGCCGAGATTGCCGGCTTGGTCTTAAGTATTGCGGTTTATTTCATTAAATCGTCTGTATTTGAAAATTTCATTCATGACATTCTGGAACATTTCGTCCTGACCGGTGTTTTCTATAATTTCGCTCAGAACTATATTTTTGATATCGGAGGGCTTTTATACTATCTCTCCGTCATCATTCTTTTTATATTTTTGACCGTGCAGGCATTTCAGAAAAGACGATGGAGTTAG
- a CDS encoding GldG family protein, with the protein MDKIKQLFQTKNSRRGSYSIAVTAVVIGIVILFNLLVAQLPQKIRQIDISDTNIYEISSTSQKLLKNLDKDVSLYVIAEKGNTDDRIRTFITKYASLSSRLRVEWIDPVLHPSALTKYDTEKNSIVVSCKATDRQTSISFDDILVTESSYYNTSSSATKFDGDGQLTSAVDYVTNTKEYKAYYTSGHGETALSSSVTDLMEKSRISVSELNLLTASSIPEDCDLLILNGPTSDLTKDEAKVLTTYLKKGGNVMSLLAYTDKSMTRLYGILEDYGLKVANGYIADAERCYQGNYYYLIPNLSVSGDMASGISSNSVLMINSKGMTQTDPVRDTINVESFMATSENGCAVTEKKQTQGTYMLGAAATESVTVKDSGGKKKKKDSRLTVYGSNMLIDAQVTESFSTLENLTLFMNSVTANLDSTDNISVSPKSLQVTYNSIAHPGIFSILIIFVIPFMVIAGGFVVWFRRRRR; encoded by the coding sequence GTGGATAAAATAAAACAATTATTTCAGACAAAGAATTCCAGGAGAGGCTCATACAGCATAGCTGTTACTGCCGTTGTCATAGGAATCGTGATCCTGTTTAATCTTCTTGTGGCACAGCTGCCTCAGAAGATCCGGCAGATTGATATCAGCGACACCAATATATATGAGATCTCATCAACAAGCCAAAAGCTGCTTAAAAATTTAGATAAGGACGTCAGCCTTTATGTAATCGCCGAAAAAGGGAACACCGATGACCGTATCAGGACCTTTATCACCAAGTATGCCTCTCTCTCCAGCCGCCTCAGGGTAGAATGGATCGACCCCGTACTGCATCCTTCCGCACTGACAAAGTATGACACGGAAAAAAACAGTATCGTCGTATCCTGTAAAGCAACAGACCGGCAGACTTCGATCTCCTTCGACGATATTTTAGTAACGGAATCTTCCTATTATAATACATCTTCTTCCGCCACAAAGTTTGACGGAGACGGACAGCTGACCAGTGCAGTAGATTATGTGACAAATACAAAAGAATATAAGGCTTATTACACGTCCGGACACGGTGAAACCGCCCTGTCATCTTCTGTCACAGATCTGATGGAAAAATCCAGGATCTCTGTGTCAGAGCTGAATCTCCTGACTGCCTCATCTATACCGGAGGACTGTGACCTTCTTATACTCAACGGCCCGACCAGCGATCTCACAAAAGATGAAGCCAAAGTTCTGACCACTTATTTGAAAAAAGGAGGAAACGTCATGTCCCTTCTGGCCTATACAGACAAGAGCATGACACGGCTCTATGGTATTTTGGAAGACTATGGCCTGAAAGTTGCCAATGGATATATTGCCGACGCAGAGCGCTGCTATCAGGGAAATTATTATTATCTCATACCGAACTTATCTGTGAGCGGCGATATGGCCTCCGGTATCTCCTCAAATTCTGTGCTGATGATTAACTCGAAAGGCATGACGCAGACAGATCCTGTCCGGGATACCATCAATGTGGAATCTTTCATGGCCACTTCTGAAAACGGCTGTGCCGTCACAGAGAAGAAACAGACACAGGGAACCTATATGCTGGGTGCCGCAGCCACAGAATCGGTCACTGTAAAAGACAGCGGCGGAAAGAAGAAAAAGAAAGACAGCCGTCTGACCGTCTACGGAAGCAATATGCTCATCGACGCACAGGTAACAGAGTCTTTTTCAACTTTAGAAAACCTTACGCTGTTCATGAATTCTGTCACAGCGAATCTGGACAGTACAGATAATATTTCCGTCTCGCCGAAGAGCCTCCAGGTGACTTATAACAGCATCGCACACCCGGGTATCTTCAGTATCCTGATCATTTTTGTCATTCCTTTCATGGTCATTGCCGGAGGCTTTGTCGTCTGGTTCCGCCGGAGAAGAAGGTAA
- a CDS encoding DUF4340 domain-containing protein, with protein MRQKKTLIILILVFAGLLALYAGLRMYQKKQSAQKSSSDKLIIKDMSDLTSISYNNGQDLSFVKRNGTWFYEKDSEFPVEQSYLTSMASQFQKIEAVRKLKNGDSLEDYGLEHPAYTIRVKDKKGTQTTYYIGSASGDNYYLTLDDKSTVYTVSADLLSGLSYSLNDMMQTDTFPTLSSGNLKKVVVTSGSKVKTYTSKSKNDMDSIAGGLGVFTFGDCQNYSVKDKDLAKYGLDSESRVTVDITYKDTETKKSKSLTLYIGSKDKSGENYYVKLKDSKIVYLSDADIVKNILNP; from the coding sequence ATGAGACAGAAAAAAACATTGATCATTCTGATTCTGGTCTTTGCAGGGCTTCTAGCCCTGTACGCCGGACTCCGCATGTATCAGAAAAAACAGTCTGCACAAAAAAGTTCTTCTGACAAACTGATCATTAAAGATATGTCGGATCTCACCTCTATTTCCTATAACAACGGGCAGGATCTGTCTTTTGTGAAAAGGAACGGTACATGGTTTTATGAAAAAGACAGCGAATTTCCTGTGGAACAGAGTTATCTCACCTCCATGGCATCTCAGTTTCAGAAGATCGAGGCCGTCCGGAAACTAAAAAACGGAGACAGCCTTGAAGACTACGGACTGGAACACCCCGCCTATACGATCAGGGTAAAGGATAAAAAGGGAACACAGACGACTTATTATATCGGCAGTGCCTCAGGAGACAACTATTATCTGACGCTGGATGATAAATCGACTGTTTATACTGTATCCGCAGACCTTCTCTCTGGTTTATCTTACTCTCTGAATGATATGATGCAGACGGATACTTTTCCCACACTGAGCAGCGGGAATCTGAAAAAAGTTGTTGTAACCAGCGGCAGCAAGGTAAAAACCTACACATCCAAATCCAAAAATGATATGGACAGCATTGCCGGAGGACTTGGAGTGTTCACTTTCGGCGACTGTCAGAACTACTCCGTCAAAGATAAAGACCTCGCAAAATACGGCCTGGACAGTGAATCCCGTGTCACAGTAGATATTACCTATAAGGATACAGAAACAAAGAAATCAAAATCTCTCACCTTGTATATCGGCTCCAAAGATAAGAGTGGAGAAAATTACTATGTGAAGCTGAAAGATTCCAAAATAGTCTATTTAAGCGATGCGGATATTGTAAAGAATATCCTGAATCCTTAG